Proteins from one Euzebyales bacterium genomic window:
- a CDS encoding LAGLIDADG family homing endonuclease codes for MERDKALDLALGQIEKQFGKGAIMRMGDDTQVAVAAIPTGALSLDIALGVGGLPRGRVVEIYGPESSGKCLTADTYIWTDRGLETVEELFARCGQPASCTSRVTDITELGVRLVNERGELEQVANLTHNNRRRVRRIRLRSGRTVSVTDNHPLRVINDRGFIVWRTAGALREGDHIVSAGFGAVDASEGDGLSEDEAVLIGYLVAEGSLSSRSAIRFTNWDAEVGREFTALVERLFDREARCYDDKEYAVHDTALRAELAQRYGLDYVTAAQKTVPHCVRTSGHKMQRAFLSALFESDGWIDTSSTVGLGTASEQLARQVQLLLYGLGVPATVSSSFNTSDERDHWTVTINPSVVHRFLDEIGFRSTRRAAQVAANFHRASRDVQFENVPNIVGLIRDLRDDLGGDRALDRCAGDLFRTDMALACSRQRLAKIVAWADDRMTSWTPTSRAIVEYLQHLLDHRYTFEPVDAIEDAGLQPTFDVVLPRTHSFIANGMLSHNTTVALHAIAEAQKNGGIAAFIDAEHALDPKYAAALGVDIESLLVSQPDTGEQALEITDMLVRSGAVDIVVIDSVAALTPRAEIEGEMGDSHVGLQARLMSQALRKLAGTLSKSKTCAIFINQIREKIGVMFGCFDWSTQVTLADGSKEFIGKIVDQRLPVEVLSYDERLGQLVPRKVTDWFDNGETEEFLSITVQRPGGNGRANFAATPNHLVRTPDGWREAGNFEVGDLVVQVTSFHLSDFQWEVVVGGLLGDSALSPNQNGHSAQLRWGHGAKQAEYADWKASLFANVGTSRSTNATGAVFHDMRPLPELAELREAVYIGGKKVISHDYLKRLTPLSLAIWYTDDGTFTLRSKGLQERTRGGSGRSEICVEALDPSSRIRLQAHLRDEWGIEAELVTTAGNAILRFSTPATAKLHRLIAPYVHPSMDYKLLPSERGKFAVAPVFEDGRYQPIVMPIKAIRKRGPLAGRRHRYDIEVDGTHNYFVDGVMVHNSPETQPGGRALKFYSSVRLDVRRIESLKDGTDFVGNRVRVKVVKNKVAPPFRQAEFDILFGEGISREGSILDVGVDAGFVRKAGAWYTYDGEQLGQGRENARNFLREHDDVAAEIYKKVTEHLGLTPSEETGDDGDPDGIL; via the coding sequence GTGGAGCGCGACAAGGCGCTGGACTTGGCCCTCGGCCAGATCGAGAAGCAGTTCGGCAAGGGCGCCATCATGCGGATGGGCGACGACACCCAGGTCGCCGTCGCCGCCATCCCCACCGGGGCGCTGAGCCTGGACATCGCCCTCGGCGTCGGTGGCCTGCCACGCGGCCGCGTCGTGGAGATCTACGGACCGGAGAGCAGCGGGAAGTGCCTCACCGCCGACACCTACATCTGGACTGATCGCGGGCTCGAGACCGTGGAGGAGCTGTTCGCTCGTTGCGGCCAACCAGCGTCATGCACGTCGCGTGTGACGGACATCACCGAACTCGGTGTGCGGCTCGTCAACGAGCGTGGTGAGCTCGAGCAGGTCGCCAACCTGACACACAACAACCGGCGAAGGGTGCGCCGCATCCGGCTCCGCTCGGGTCGAACGGTGTCGGTCACCGACAATCATCCGCTGCGCGTCATCAACGACCGCGGGTTCATCGTGTGGCGCACCGCCGGCGCGCTCCGCGAGGGTGACCACATCGTCTCGGCCGGCTTCGGCGCTGTCGACGCGTCCGAGGGAGACGGGCTCAGTGAGGACGAGGCTGTCCTCATCGGCTATCTCGTGGCGGAAGGAAGCCTGTCGAGCCGGTCGGCGATCCGTTTCACCAACTGGGACGCCGAGGTCGGTCGCGAGTTCACCGCACTCGTCGAGCGGTTGTTCGATCGTGAGGCACGGTGCTACGACGACAAGGAGTACGCGGTTCACGACACGGCCCTGCGCGCCGAGCTCGCACAGCGATACGGCCTCGATTACGTCACCGCTGCGCAGAAGACCGTGCCGCACTGCGTACGGACGAGCGGTCACAAGATGCAGCGCGCGTTCCTGTCAGCGCTGTTCGAGAGCGACGGCTGGATCGACACGAGTTCCACGGTTGGCCTCGGTACCGCGTCGGAGCAGCTGGCTCGGCAGGTGCAACTGCTTCTGTACGGGCTCGGGGTTCCCGCCACCGTGTCGTCGTCGTTCAACACGAGTGACGAGCGCGACCACTGGACGGTCACGATCAACCCGAGCGTCGTGCACCGCTTCCTCGACGAGATCGGCTTCCGTTCCACTCGACGCGCCGCGCAGGTCGCCGCAAACTTCCATCGAGCGTCACGCGATGTGCAGTTCGAAAACGTCCCCAACATCGTGGGACTGATCCGCGACCTCCGCGACGACCTCGGTGGTGACCGCGCACTCGATCGCTGCGCGGGTGATCTGTTCCGCACCGACATGGCGCTCGCGTGCTCACGGCAGCGACTTGCGAAGATCGTTGCGTGGGCCGATGACCGCATGACCTCATGGACGCCGACGAGCCGGGCGATCGTGGAGTACCTGCAACACCTGTTGGACCACCGCTACACGTTCGAGCCCGTCGATGCGATCGAGGACGCCGGTCTGCAGCCAACGTTCGACGTCGTGCTGCCGCGAACCCACAGCTTCATCGCGAACGGGATGCTGTCGCACAACACGACCGTGGCACTGCACGCCATCGCCGAGGCGCAGAAGAACGGCGGGATCGCCGCGTTCATCGACGCCGAGCACGCCCTCGACCCCAAGTACGCGGCGGCACTGGGCGTCGACATCGAGTCGCTGCTGGTGTCCCAGCCCGACACCGGCGAGCAGGCGCTCGAGATCACCGACATGCTGGTCCGCTCCGGCGCGGTCGACATCGTCGTCATCGACTCGGTCGCGGCACTGACGCCCCGGGCCGAGATCGAGGGCGAGATGGGCGACAGCCACGTCGGCCTGCAGGCACGTCTGATGAGCCAGGCCCTGCGCAAGCTCGCAGGGACGCTGTCGAAGTCCAAGACCTGCGCGATCTTCATCAACCAGATCCGGGAGAAGATCGGCGTGATGTTCGGATGTTTTGATTGGTCAACGCAAGTGACACTTGCGGACGGCTCTAAAGAGTTCATTGGTAAGATCGTCGATCAACGCCTGCCCGTCGAGGTGTTGTCGTATGACGAAAGGCTGGGCCAACTCGTCCCGCGGAAAGTCACCGATTGGTTCGACAACGGCGAAACCGAAGAGTTCTTGAGCATCACGGTTCAGCGTCCGGGTGGCAACGGCCGAGCCAACTTCGCGGCAACTCCGAACCACTTGGTACGCACCCCGGACGGATGGCGTGAGGCGGGGAACTTCGAGGTCGGCGACCTCGTCGTCCAGGTGACTTCGTTCCACCTTTCCGACTTTCAGTGGGAGGTCGTAGTGGGCGGCCTGCTCGGTGACAGCGCACTGTCACCGAACCAGAACGGTCACAGTGCACAGCTGCGTTGGGGGCACGGCGCGAAGCAGGCTGAGTACGCCGACTGGAAGGCGTCGCTGTTCGCCAACGTCGGTACGAGCCGCTCGACGAATGCCACGGGTGCCGTCTTCCATGACATGCGACCACTGCCCGAACTCGCCGAACTCCGCGAAGCGGTCTACATCGGCGGGAAGAAGGTCATCAGCCACGACTACCTCAAGCGGCTGACACCGCTGTCGTTGGCGATCTGGTACACCGATGACGGCACGTTCACGCTCCGGTCGAAAGGGCTGCAGGAACGAACCCGGGGCGGATCCGGACGTTCGGAGATCTGCGTGGAGGCGCTCGACCCCTCATCGCGGATCCGCTTGCAGGCGCACCTGCGTGACGAGTGGGGCATCGAAGCAGAGCTGGTCACGACGGCGGGCAATGCGATCCTGCGGTTCTCGACACCCGCGACCGCCAAGCTGCACCGTCTGATCGCGCCGTACGTCCATCCCTCGATGGACTACAAGCTTCTGCCGTCGGAACGCGGAAAGTTCGCGGTCGCGCCAGTCTTCGAGGACGGTCGATATCAACCGATCGTCATGCCGATCAAGGCGATCAGGAAGCGTGGCCCATTAGCGGGTCGACGGCACCGGTACGACATCGAGGTCGACGGCACACACAACTACTTCGTCGACGGTGTGATGGTGCACAACTCACCCGAGACGCAGCCGGGTGGGCGGGCGCTCAAGTTCTACTCCTCGGTGCGGCTGGACGTGCGGCGGATCGAGTCACTCAAGGACGGCACCGACTTCGTGGGCAACCGGGTGCGGGTCAAGGTCGTCAAGAACAAGGTCGCCCCGCCGTTCCGGCAGGCAGAGTTCGATATCCTGTTCGGCGAAGGCATCTCGCGGGAGGGATCGATCCTCGACGTCGGCGTCGACGCCGGGTTCGTCCGCAAGGCGGGCGCCTGGTACACGTACGACGGCGAGCAACTCGGGCAGGGACGCGAGAACGCGCGCAACTTCCTGCGTGAGCACGACGATGTGGCCGCCGAGATCTACAAGAAGGTCACCGAGCACCTCGGTCTGACACCCAGCGAGGAGACCGGCGACGACGGCGACCCCGACGGCATCCTGTGA
- the thpR gene encoding RNA 2',3'-cyclic phosphodiesterase, producing the protein MRLFAAVDVPTGARASLDAAVAPLRDRHDAVRWIPARNWHITLAFLGELTTAQRLRTQVALGMAARASAPCDLTLDGTLGRFGDRVLWAHVVHDDALTALAAAVRGGVDAAGVTIDPRPFRAHLTIARGRRGRAVPRVGNLGHGTGLPVSWTVATLVLYASRPTSSGSRYRSVAAWPLAGRGRGRP; encoded by the coding sequence GTGCGGCTGTTCGCGGCGGTCGATGTGCCGACCGGAGCGCGCGCATCGCTGGATGCGGCGGTCGCGCCGCTGCGGGACCGGCACGACGCGGTCCGTTGGATCCCGGCACGCAACTGGCACATCACGCTGGCGTTCCTGGGGGAGCTGACGACGGCTCAGCGGCTGCGCACGCAGGTGGCGCTCGGCATGGCGGCCCGCGCGTCGGCGCCCTGCGACCTGACCCTCGACGGGACCCTCGGGCGGTTCGGCGACCGTGTCCTGTGGGCACACGTGGTCCACGACGACGCCCTGACCGCCCTCGCGGCGGCCGTCCGCGGCGGGGTGGACGCCGCGGGCGTGACGATCGACCCGCGGCCGTTCCGCGCACACCTGACCATCGCACGCGGCCGCCGTGGACGCGCCGTCCCGCGGGTGGGCAACCTCGGTCACGGGACCGGCCTGCCGGTGTCGTGGACGGTCGCGACCCTCGTGCTCTACGCGTCCCGGCCGACTTCGTCGGGCAGCCGCTACCGGTCCGTCGCGGCGTGGCCGCTGGCCGGACGAGGGCGCGGACGTCCGTGA
- a CDS encoding competence/damage-inducible protein A, with protein MPPPDASGRDLRAWLVAVGSELVVGDVVDTNSAWLAQRLTELGIDVRRVVDVGDDLDDMVPVLRAAIADSDVVVVTGGLGPTADDVTRYAIADVAGVELERRAELAAGLEAYFAERGRSMPPVNLVQADLPVGADVLPPVGTAPGFAVHIDRTLVLCLPGVPSEMRRMTQDAVLPLLRERGGLAVTLRRTVRTAGITESEVAQRCAGLVERLADGDTPQIAFLASGGQVRVQVAARAPDAAAAHARVDPVVDEIVALLGRAVVGLDDEDVEHAVARLLNDRGWTLAVAESVTAGGIGARLAVVPGASTWFAGGVITYATAAKGRLADVPEDVLGTHGPVSEPTARAMADGIRRRLGTDAAVAVVGVAGPTTQGDRPVGTVCLAVTMPGLDDSRTVELPPRSRAEVQHFAVAAALEFLRRRLVRAAAP; from the coding sequence GTGCCGCCTCCTGACGCGTCCGGCCGCGATCTGCGGGCGTGGCTGGTCGCCGTCGGCTCCGAACTGGTCGTCGGTGACGTCGTCGACACCAACTCCGCATGGCTGGCGCAACGCCTCACGGAGCTCGGCATCGACGTCCGCCGCGTGGTCGACGTCGGCGACGACCTCGACGACATGGTGCCGGTGCTGCGGGCCGCGATCGCCGACAGCGACGTGGTGGTCGTCACCGGAGGGCTGGGCCCGACGGCCGACGACGTGACCCGCTACGCGATCGCCGACGTCGCGGGCGTCGAGCTCGAACGTCGTGCCGAGCTGGCCGCCGGGCTGGAGGCGTACTTCGCCGAGCGCGGTCGGTCGATGCCCCCGGTCAACCTGGTACAGGCCGACCTGCCCGTGGGCGCCGACGTGCTGCCACCGGTCGGCACCGCGCCGGGGTTCGCGGTACACATCGACCGCACGCTGGTGCTCTGCCTGCCAGGGGTGCCCAGCGAGATGCGCCGGATGACGCAGGACGCGGTGCTCCCGCTGCTGCGTGAGCGCGGCGGCCTCGCGGTCACGTTGCGCCGCACCGTCCGCACCGCCGGCATCACCGAGTCCGAGGTCGCACAACGGTGCGCCGGTCTCGTCGAGCGGCTGGCCGACGGGGACACGCCGCAGATCGCGTTCCTGGCGTCGGGCGGTCAGGTGCGCGTGCAGGTCGCGGCCCGTGCGCCGGATGCCGCAGCCGCCCACGCGCGCGTGGACCCGGTGGTGGACGAGATCGTCGCGCTGCTGGGCAGGGCCGTGGTCGGACTCGACGACGAGGACGTCGAGCACGCCGTCGCGCGGCTGCTCAACGATCGCGGGTGGACGCTGGCGGTCGCCGAGTCGGTCACCGCGGGCGGCATCGGTGCGCGCCTGGCCGTCGTGCCGGGTGCCAGCACGTGGTTCGCCGGTGGTGTCATCACGTACGCCACCGCCGCGAAGGGCAGGCTCGCCGATGTGCCGGAGGACGTCCTCGGCACCCACGGGCCCGTCAGCGAACCGACCGCGCGCGCGATGGCCGACGGCATCCGCCGGCGGTTGGGCACGGACGCCGCGGTCGCGGTCGTCGGGGTGGCGGGACCCACGACGCAGGGGGACCGGCCGGTCGGGACGGTGTGCCTGGCCGTGACGATGCCGGGCCTCGATGACAGCCGCACCGTTGAGCTGCCGCCACGCTCACGCGCCGAGGTGCAGCACTTCGCCGTGGCCGCCGCGCTCGAGTTCCTCCGCCGCCGCCTGGTCCGCGCGGCGGCCCCGTGA
- the pgsA gene encoding CDP-diacylglycerol--glycerol-3-phosphate 3-phosphatidyltransferase, with amino-acid sequence MSTSSGSRTLNPANVMTALRVLLVPVIIVLLLVDTTSASVWALIAFIVASLTDTADGWLARRRGEVTRWGKLADPAADKILVLGVLAALVVTGDVPWWVLAIIALRELAVTVQRQVLLRRDIVMAASIWGKLKTVSQLIAICLVIAPFVPDRSGMAALYVAVALTIGSGLDYAVRGARRASAAS; translated from the coding sequence GTGTCGACCTCATCTGGCTCGCGGACGTTGAACCCTGCGAACGTCATGACTGCGCTGCGGGTGCTGCTGGTGCCCGTCATCATCGTGCTGCTGCTCGTGGACACGACCTCGGCGTCGGTGTGGGCGTTGATCGCCTTCATCGTGGCGTCACTGACCGACACTGCCGACGGCTGGCTCGCCCGCCGCCGCGGTGAGGTCACCCGCTGGGGCAAGCTCGCCGATCCGGCGGCCGACAAGATCCTGGTGCTCGGTGTGCTGGCCGCGCTCGTCGTGACCGGCGACGTGCCCTGGTGGGTGTTGGCCATCATCGCGTTGCGCGAGCTTGCGGTGACGGTCCAGCGCCAGGTGCTCCTGCGCCGCGACATCGTGATGGCGGCCAGCATCTGGGGCAAGCTCAAGACCGTGTCGCAGCTGATCGCGATCTGCCTGGTGATCGCGCCGTTCGTGCCCGACCGCAGCGGTATGGCGGCGTTGTACGTCGCCGTGGCGCTGACCATCGGCAGTGGGCTCGACTACGCGGTGCGCGGCGCCCGCAGGGCCAGTGCCGCCTCCTGA
- a CDS encoding UDP-N-acetylglucosamine--N-acetylmuramyl-(pentapeptide) pyrophosphoryl-undecaprenol N-acetylglucosamine transferase, protein MRLVICGGGTAGHVYPALAMLDGWPGPAPDVTWVGTPDGMERRIVTAAGLDYVTVRAGAIRGQRPDRLLRSIARLTVGLVQALRALRRLRPDAVLTTGGYVSVPVAMAAWLLRVPVVVFLPDIRPGVAVRAQRPLATRIACAFDAAADLVGRDRAVVTGYPLRQAFLVGDRQTARKAFDVGDDLLLVLYGGSRGARTLNRTVGADVERLLTRARFVHVCGDLDHAEMVERWSQLPPELQRRYEVHAYLGERLVDAFLAADLCIARAGASTMAELPAAGVPAVVVPGPFSDQRSNAEWLAGQGAAVMVDNETAPTELVDRVVALLDDPVRREEMAAAARALARRDAAGALARVVLDVAS, encoded by the coding sequence ATGCGACTGGTCATCTGCGGCGGAGGCACCGCCGGACACGTGTACCCGGCCCTGGCGATGCTCGACGGCTGGCCGGGTCCGGCACCAGACGTCACATGGGTCGGCACCCCGGACGGGATGGAGCGCCGGATCGTCACGGCGGCGGGGCTCGACTACGTGACCGTGCGCGCGGGAGCGATCCGCGGACAACGGCCCGACCGGCTGCTGCGGTCGATCGCGCGGCTGACGGTCGGACTGGTGCAGGCCCTGCGCGCCCTCCGGCGGCTGCGTCCCGACGCGGTGCTGACCACGGGCGGGTACGTCAGCGTGCCCGTGGCGATGGCCGCGTGGCTGCTGCGCGTGCCCGTCGTCGTGTTCCTGCCCGACATCCGGCCCGGCGTGGCCGTGCGTGCGCAGCGACCCCTGGCCACGAGGATCGCCTGCGCGTTCGACGCTGCCGCAGACCTCGTGGGACGCGACCGTGCCGTGGTGACCGGCTACCCGTTGCGACAGGCCTTCCTGGTCGGCGACCGCCAGACGGCGCGCAAGGCGTTCGACGTCGGGGACGACCTGCTGCTCGTGCTCTACGGCGGCAGCCGCGGTGCGCGGACGCTCAACCGGACCGTGGGCGCCGATGTCGAGCGGCTGCTCACGCGCGCCCGGTTCGTCCACGTGTGCGGCGATCTCGATCACGCCGAGATGGTCGAACGATGGTCACAGCTGCCCCCCGAGCTCCAGCGCCGGTACGAGGTCCACGCCTATCTGGGCGAACGGCTCGTCGACGCGTTCCTCGCGGCGGATCTGTGCATCGCGCGCGCCGGCGCGTCGACCATGGCCGAGCTGCCCGCGGCGGGCGTCCCGGCGGTGGTGGTGCCCGGTCCGTTCTCGGACCAGCGTTCCAACGCGGAGTGGCTCGCCGGTCAGGGCGCCGCCGTCATGGTCGACAACGAGACGGCGCCGACCGAGCTCGTGGACCGGGTCGTGGCGCTGCTCGACGACCCTGTGCGGCGTGAGGAGATGGCGGCGGCCGCCCGCGCGCTGGCACGGCGCGACGCCGCCGGTGCGCTCGCTCGTGTCGTGCTGGACGTTGCGTCGTGA
- a CDS encoding DNA translocase FtsK, which produces MTIATRSQSTKRSSTRTSGTRSKRTRSTKRASQEQRDLWRDGWGVALLILAVLSMLGVYLHAAGLVGSFLELLFLGLFGVFGLLAPPALAAAGIMLLRPARPRNVRVVAGWLITVFALAGLWHLARGAPSWRAPLSQLHAAAGWFGATAAVPLMTVAEMWGAVVVLIALLAVGVMVLTSTPPREIVGATATMWSALRKRIGERRVGRGRGEVADGDTLERDGLVGDATTQVDASVAATAEVPPPDDPPEPDVDEELLDTRLLPRRIDVTSDAAATAATGARRLAPPGSDDPWADYQLPPMELLRTGRVATGNKRSRDQMRRSLERTLSQFNVDAAVSKVAQGPTVTRFEISLGTGVKVAAVTRLADDISYALATPEIRIVAPIPGKSAIGIEVPNRERDLVTLGDVLRSPEAQIEPHPLAAGIGVDISTNPVMVNLATMPHLLIAGATGSGKSVTMNSIISSIVMRATPNQTRMILVDPKRVELSSYEGAPHLLTPVITDPKRATEALQWTVEEMESRYEVLAERGYRNVDSYNKAVVEGHVRSRPLLPGAGAASDPQRPVAADDEAKPYPYLLFVIDELADLMMIAPRDVESHIVRIAQMARAVGIHLVVATQRPSVDVVTGLIKANVPSRIALAMATHADSRTILDQGGAEKLVGDGDMLFMPANASKPHRLQGCFVSETEVEQVVAFCKEQREAEHVDGIIREGQDAMMADVTGDDATDQDLVKAARELVVRSGLGSTSMLQRKLKIGFARAGRIMDELEELGVVGPSEGSKARQVLMTVDQLESAVGDVGAKR; this is translated from the coding sequence GTGACGATCGCGACGCGCTCGCAGTCCACGAAGCGCTCGTCGACGCGCACGTCGGGCACGCGCTCGAAGCGCACGCGCAGCACGAAGCGCGCTTCGCAGGAGCAGCGCGACCTGTGGCGTGACGGGTGGGGCGTCGCGCTGCTCATCCTCGCGGTGCTGTCGATGCTCGGCGTGTACCTGCACGCCGCGGGGCTGGTCGGCAGCTTCCTCGAGCTGCTGTTCCTCGGGCTGTTCGGCGTGTTCGGGCTGCTCGCGCCACCGGCGCTGGCGGCGGCCGGCATCATGCTGCTGCGGCCGGCGCGCCCACGCAACGTGCGGGTCGTCGCGGGCTGGCTGATCACCGTGTTCGCGCTGGCGGGGCTGTGGCACCTCGCGCGCGGCGCCCCGTCGTGGCGGGCGCCATTGTCACAGCTGCACGCCGCAGCCGGCTGGTTCGGTGCCACGGCGGCGGTTCCGCTCATGACCGTCGCCGAGATGTGGGGCGCGGTGGTGGTGCTCATCGCACTGCTCGCCGTCGGCGTGATGGTGCTGACCTCCACGCCGCCGCGCGAGATCGTGGGGGCGACCGCGACCATGTGGTCGGCACTGCGCAAGCGGATCGGTGAGCGGCGGGTCGGCCGGGGTCGCGGCGAGGTGGCGGATGGTGACACGCTCGAGCGGGACGGGCTGGTCGGCGATGCGACGACCCAGGTCGATGCGTCCGTCGCCGCCACGGCCGAGGTGCCGCCGCCCGACGACCCTCCGGAACCCGACGTCGACGAGGAACTGCTCGACACCCGGCTGCTGCCACGCCGCATCGATGTCACGAGCGACGCCGCGGCCACTGCCGCAACCGGCGCGCGGCGGCTCGCCCCGCCGGGCTCCGACGACCCGTGGGCCGACTACCAGCTTCCGCCGATGGAGCTGCTGCGGACCGGCCGGGTCGCGACCGGCAACAAGCGCAGCCGCGACCAGATGCGGCGGTCGCTCGAGCGCACGCTGTCGCAGTTCAATGTCGACGCGGCGGTGTCGAAGGTGGCGCAGGGCCCGACGGTCACGCGGTTCGAGATCTCGCTGGGCACAGGGGTCAAGGTCGCGGCGGTCACGAGGCTGGCGGACGACATCTCGTACGCGCTGGCGACACCCGAGATCCGCATCGTCGCGCCGATCCCCGGCAAGTCGGCCATCGGGATCGAGGTGCCCAACCGCGAGCGGGACCTGGTGACGCTCGGGGACGTGCTGCGCTCTCCGGAGGCACAGATCGAGCCGCATCCGCTGGCGGCCGGCATCGGTGTCGACATCTCGACGAACCCGGTCATGGTCAACCTGGCGACGATGCCGCACCTGCTGATCGCCGGCGCGACCGGCTCGGGCAAGTCGGTCACGATGAACTCGATCATCTCGAGCATCGTGATGCGGGCGACGCCGAACCAGACGCGGATGATCCTTGTCGATCCCAAGCGCGTCGAGCTGTCGAGCTACGAGGGCGCTCCCCACCTGCTGACCCCGGTGATCACCGACCCCAAGCGCGCGACCGAGGCGTTGCAGTGGACGGTCGAGGAGATGGAGTCGCGCTACGAGGTGCTCGCCGAGCGCGGCTACCGCAACGTCGACTCGTACAACAAGGCCGTGGTCGAGGGCCACGTGCGGTCGCGGCCGCTGCTGCCCGGTGCCGGCGCGGCGTCCGATCCGCAGCGACCGGTCGCCGCCGACGACGAGGCCAAGCCCTACCCGTACCTGTTGTTCGTCATCGACGAGCTCGCCGACCTGATGATGATCGCGCCCCGCGACGTCGAGTCCCACATCGTGCGCATCGCCCAGATGGCCCGCGCCGTCGGCATCCACCTGGTGGTCGCGACCCAGCGTCCGTCGGTGGACGTGGTGACCGGCCTGATCAAGGCGAACGTGCCGTCGCGCATCGCGCTGGCCATGGCCACCCATGCCGACAGCCGCACGATCCTCGACCAGGGGGGCGCCGAGAAGCTCGTCGGTGACGGCGACATGCTGTTCATGCCGGCGAACGCGTCGAAGCCGCACCGCCTGCAGGGCTGCTTCGTGTCGGAGACGGAGGTGGAGCAGGTCGTCGCGTTCTGCAAGGAGCAGCGCGAGGCGGAGCATGTCGACGGCATCATCCGTGAGGGCCAGGACGCGATGATGGCCGACGTCACGGGTGACGACGCGACTGACCAGGACCTGGTCAAGGCTGCGCGTGAGCTCGTCGTGCGGTCGGGGCTGGGGTCGACGTCGATGCTGCAGCGCAAGCTGAAGATCGGCTTCGCCCGGGCGGGCCGCATCATGGACGAGCTCGAGGAGCTCGGCGTCGTCGGTCCGTCGGAGGGATCGAAGGCGCGGCAGGTGCTCATGACCGTCGATCAACTCGAGTCGGCCGTCGGCGACGTCGGCGCCAAACGGTAG